The Xenorhabdus poinarii G6 nucleotide sequence TATGTGCTGTTTGAGTGTTATCAGCCGGATGATGCGGATCGCCTGATCCGTGAAGTGCCGTTCAATGAATTAATTTTTGCCCGTCAAATGTTGGTTGTTGGCGAGTTGTTGAAAGATTTACCGCCGGAAGATCGCGTTACACCGGTGATTGGTATGTTGACCGGTGTTATTGAAAGGGCGGGTGAACTGCGCGTAGAAGTGCCAGATACCAATGAAAGCAAAGAGCTGATGAAATTTTGTCGTAAGTTTACGGTTCCGCTGCGTAATGCGATGCGTCAGGAGAAACTTCTGCTGGCGAAGGAAAATAGCAATCGTCCCGTGATCCATGTCTTTTTTATCGCGCCGGGTTGTTGCTATGTCGGTTATTCTTACAGCAACAATAACGCTCGTTTTTATATGGGGATTCCTCGTCTCAAATTTCCTTCAGATGCACCAAGCCGTTCAACGCTGAAACTGGAAGAAGCCTTCCATGTCTTTATTCCTTATGACGAGTGGGAAGAGCGTTTGGGTAGCGGCCTGCATGCCGTGGATCTCGGTGCTTGTCCGGGGGGATGGACTTACCAGCTCGTGAAACGCAGTATGCTGGTTCATGCGGTAGACAATGGTCCGATGGCTGAGAGTTTAATGGAAACGGGTCAGGTGAAGCACCATCGTGTGGATGGCTTTAAATTTGAACCCTCAGTGAAAAATATTTATTGGCTGGTTTGTGACATGGTTGAGAAACCGGCGAAGGTGGCACAACTGATGACCGATTGGCTGGTTAAAAGCTGGTGTCGTGAGGCGATTTTCAATCTTAAATTGCCAATGAAAAAGCGTTATGAGGAAGTGGCGCATATTTTGCAAAAAATAGAGCAGCAGTTGAACGAAAACGGGGTGAATGCGCAGATTCAGGCGAAACATCTGTATCACGATCGGGAAGAGATCACCGTGCATGTTCGTCGTATCTGGTCTGTGTATGCCGCGGAGCGGGATTATTGATCGGTGCGTTTTTGAGGTTTACTGGTATTGCGTGAATGCAAGACGGATTCTTACTCTCTCAACCGATGTTTTATTCAATGTTTCATTCTCCCTTAAAGAGGGGCTTTAAACCAAAAGCCCTGTCTCCGCAATAGAATAGTAAGAGGAATGAATTTTGAGGATGAAAATGATGACATTTACTGTTCTATGAAGCGGTAAATGATTCGCGTTAGAGAACATTCACTGTTTCGCACCGTCTTGAAAAGACGCCAAAACAACGGGGTAAATCAAAGAATTGTGCCCCGGGGAAAATTAAGATAGTTTTCCTTATCAGGCATTAATGATTGCGGTTTGTATGCTGCGCTGCGAAAATTAGATCTTAGTTCACTAACGCTTTTATCCGACTTGGAGTAAAGAATGACCACTCGTAAAACCCTTGCTAATGCTATCCGTTTCTTGAGCATGGATGCTGTGCAGAAAGCAAAATCAGGCCATCCTGGCGCCCCAATGGGAATGGCTGATATTGCCGAAGTGCTGTGGCGCGATTATCTGAACCATAGCCCAGCGAATCCTAACTGGGTTGATCGTGACCGTTTCGTGTTATCCAATGGCCACGGTTCTATGCTGATTTATAGCCTGCTGCACCTGACTGGTTATGATGTTTCTATTGATGATTTGAAAAATTTCCGTCAATTGCACTCTAAAACGCCAGGCCATCCAGAATATGGCTATACCCCCGGCGTAGAAACGACCACTGGCCCATTGGGGCAGGGTATTGCTAACGCAGTCGGTTTTGCGATTGCAGAACGGACACTGGCAGCGCAGTTCAACCGTCCAGGCCATGATATCGTCGATCACTACACTTATGTCTTCATGGGTGACGGCTGTATGATGGAAGGGATCTCCCATGAAGTTTGCTCTTTGGCTGGAACACTGAAACTGGGCAAATTGATTGCATTCTATGATGACAACGGCATCTCTATCGACGGTGAAGTCGAAGGCTGGTTCACCGATGATACCGCTGCCCGCTTTGAAGCTTACGGCTGGCATGTCATTCGTGGTATTGATGGTCATGACGCTGATGCAATTGCGGCAGCCATCGACGCAGCACGTCAAGAGACAGGTAAACCATCGCTGTTGATGTGCAAAACCGTCATCGGTTTTGGTTCGCCAAACAAAGCAGGTAAAGAAGAATGTCACGGTGCCCCCTTGGGTGATGCTGAAATTGAAGCAACGCGCAAGGCATTGGGTTGGGAACATCCTGCGTTTGAAATCCCTCAGCATATTTATGCTGACTGGAACGCTCAGGCCGCAGGCAAAACCAAAGAAACGGCCTGGGAAGCGATGTTTGCGGAATATGCGCAAGCCTATCCAGAACTGGCTGCTGAATTCACCCGCCGTACTCGCGGTGAACTGCCAGCGAACTGGGAGGCTGAATCCAAAGCATTCATTGAAAACCTGCAACAAAATCCGGCTTCCATTGCCAGCCGTAAGGCATCACAAAACGCGCTGGAAGCATTCGGTCAAGTTCTGCCAGAATTCATGGGCGGCTCTGCTGACCTGGCACCGAGTAACCTGACGATGTGGTCTGGTTCGAAACCATTGAACGAAACTCAGGATGGCAACTACATTCACTATGGTGTACGTGAATTCGGTATGTCTGCCATCATGAACGGTATTGCACTGCATGGCGGTTTTGTCCCTTATGGCGCAACGTTCCTGATGTTCGTGGAATATGCACGTAATGCTGTCCGTATGGCGGCATTGATGAAAATACGTAGCATCTTCGTTTATACCCATGATTCCATCGGTTTGGGTGAAGACGGCCCGACTCACCAGCCAGTAGAGCAAATTGCCAGCCTGCGTGTAACACCCAACATGAGCACATGGCGCCCATGTGACCAGGTTGAATCTGCGGTGGCATGGAAATATGCCATTGAACGTAAAGATGGCCCAACGTCACTGATTTTCTCCCGTCAAAATCTGGCCCAGCAGGAACGTACCGCTGAGCAGTTGGCGAATATCGAGAAAGGG carries:
- the rlmM gene encoding 23S rRNA (cytidine(2498)-2'-O)-methyltransferase RlmM, whose translation is MNKVALYCRPGFEKECAAEITDKAGKKEIYGFARVKDNSGYVLFECYQPDDADRLIREVPFNELIFARQMLVVGELLKDLPPEDRVTPVIGMLTGVIERAGELRVEVPDTNESKELMKFCRKFTVPLRNAMRQEKLLLAKENSNRPVIHVFFIAPGCCYVGYSYSNNNARFYMGIPRLKFPSDAPSRSTLKLEEAFHVFIPYDEWEERLGSGLHAVDLGACPGGWTYQLVKRSMLVHAVDNGPMAESLMETGQVKHHRVDGFKFEPSVKNIYWLVCDMVEKPAKVAQLMTDWLVKSWCREAIFNLKLPMKKRYEEVAHILQKIEQQLNENGVNAQIQAKHLYHDREEITVHVRRIWSVYAAERDY
- the tkt gene encoding transketolase, whose translation is MTTRKTLANAIRFLSMDAVQKAKSGHPGAPMGMADIAEVLWRDYLNHSPANPNWVDRDRFVLSNGHGSMLIYSLLHLTGYDVSIDDLKNFRQLHSKTPGHPEYGYTPGVETTTGPLGQGIANAVGFAIAERTLAAQFNRPGHDIVDHYTYVFMGDGCMMEGISHEVCSLAGTLKLGKLIAFYDDNGISIDGEVEGWFTDDTAARFEAYGWHVIRGIDGHDADAIAAAIDAARQETGKPSLLMCKTVIGFGSPNKAGKEECHGAPLGDAEIEATRKALGWEHPAFEIPQHIYADWNAQAAGKTKETAWEAMFAEYAQAYPELAAEFTRRTRGELPANWEAESKAFIENLQQNPASIASRKASQNALEAFGQVLPEFMGGSADLAPSNLTMWSGSKPLNETQDGNYIHYGVREFGMSAIMNGIALHGGFVPYGATFLMFVEYARNAVRMAALMKIRSIFVYTHDSIGLGEDGPTHQPVEQIASLRVTPNMSTWRPCDQVESAVAWKYAIERKDGPTSLIFSRQNLAQQERTAEQLANIEKGAYILKDCAAQPELILIATGSEVELAVKAADQLSAEGRQVRVVSMPSTDAFDKQDADYRESVLPAAVSARVAIEAGISDYWFKYVGINGAIVGMNTFGESAPADALFNEFGFTVENVVAKASDLLK